TGAGATGCAGGCAACGGGAAACTATTGAGCATATGTTTCTTGATTGTTCAGATGCGGTGTTCCTATGGGACATCCTGCAACGAACGTTGAAAGAAGAATTGCCGATTACACCATACGGCATCCGCTTCCTGCCAACTGAAAACGCAGATAAGCCATGCGATATGTTTATGGCACTTTGTTTACACAGCGTCTGGAAGACACGAATGGATGTGCGTCACGAGAGGCTAGTTATTCGTCCTGCGAAAGATAATTTTTGGGAAAGCATGCTGTATCTGCGTGAAGCTTACCGAGCAAAAAAAGAACCACCCGAATGGATACATGTATTGGATGAATTAGTGGCGATCAAGTGTTTTTAACTATCTGCAAGGACCCAAGACGGTCTTTGCTTTTATCAGTGTAAAGTGTATATGTTATGTGTGTATgtcgaagaccggcaataaagaaaaaaaaaagcctggttagctcagatggtagagcggctgccccggaaaggcggtggtcccgggttcgagtcccggaccaggacgaatttttcttcaactgcgaggctttctttcgaggaacccggttgggtttccattgtagcaaattgctacatttgggtggatgtctcagtttccctttaattacttatctacacctagcggatttccgctgaactaatacgtcatacacttgcctttgcttcgagttgtcgacaaattcgacttcgccctgccatctgctagccgcctggttagctcagatggtagagcggctgccccggaaaggcggtggtcccgggttcgagtcccggaccaggacgaatttttcttcaactgcgaggctttctttcgaggaacccggttgggtttccattgtatcaaattgctacatttgggtggatgtctcagtttccctttaattacttatctacacctagcggatttccgctgaactattacatcatacacttgcctttgcttcgagttgtcgacaaattcgacttcgccctgccatctgctagccgcctggttagctcagatggtagagcggctgccccggaaaggcggtggtcccgggttcgagtcccggaccaggacgaatttttcttcaactgcgaggctttctttcgaggaacccggttgggtttccattgtagcaaattgctacatttgggtggatgtctcagtttccttttaattacttatctacacctagcggatttccgctgaactaatACGTcctacacttgcctttgcttcgagttgtcgacaaattcgacttcgccctgccatctgctagccgcttgGTTAGCTCAGAGGGATTCTACTTCCGGCTACCGTTCGGTACGGACGTTGAATGTCGCGCTCCGTAGGGGCGGTGTTTGCGGCTATGCCaagccgcggaaacaggatgaCTGCTACCGCTGAACCGGATTACCACGTTGTTTTGCCGCCTCTGCCAACAGGTTCGTGTGTTTTAAACACCGTTTTTCTTCACGGTGACGTGAAAGCGAGGCCATTTCGTGTCGAAGATTTTCGTGACACGTTGGCTCATCTGGAATTGCTCCCTGAGGTGGTCGCCTTGGGGGCGTTTCAGATGAACCACGTCTGGGCTGTGACGTTCGAGAGTGCAGAGGCGacgaagaagatgctgaagcacgcggaagttcaagtcaaggaacgacgctgtttggttgtggatccgcATAACCGGGAGGTGCGGCTAAAGCTGCACTGGTTACTGCACAATGTGCATGACGATGACGTACATGCGGCGTTTGTTCCGTACGGAAAAGTATCTGACATCCAAAAAGAACGCTGGCGTGTACAAGGTGTCACGGACAAGGGATCGTCTATGCGTACGGTGTCCCTGAAGCTGAAGCCTGGCTTGACAATTGATGATCTTCCGCATCAGATACGAATAGCAGGCATAATGGCGCTAGTGGTCGTGGCAGGTCGTGCTCCCCTATGTCTTCGGTGCAACCGTACGGGGCACATCAGACGTGAGTGCCGCGTGCCGCGTTGTTCTGTGTGTCGAAGATTCGGCCACGAAGACAGTCAGTGcgtacgcacgtacgcaagcatcGCAGGGCCACCAAAAAATGAGGAAATCGTCAACGAGCTCCTTATGGACGAAGTTGACGCGGAGGAAATTTGCAGTGCGTCTGGACCAACCTTGTCGCCGCCTTCGAAGAAAGACTTGGCGGTAACGACGGAGAAACACGATCTTACGCAGGTCGCGAGTGAAGCCATATTGACATCAGGCGCGCCTACACCTGCTAAAGAGGCTGAAACAAACAACGACGCAAGTGCAGGGAAGCAACCGTCCGCAACAACTTCACAGGATGATGCATGCCTCATGGACACCACGGAAACGAGCaaagcggcagcagcggccaAGAGAACGCACGAAGAAAGTGCCGGAGGGGAGCAAAAGTTGAGCACTTCCAGTGCGAACGAACCACCTGTGAAGACAGCAACTGGCCGGAGGCCTACCTTTCGACCGGCGCCAAACCTACCGCCGGACAGAAAGGTGTCGGGGACACCTCCGACTTAATACGTCGTGCTTGCGTGTGTTTGTGCCCGTTTCAGTGGGGGGTGAGGGGAGGCAATGCTGCTACTTTGGAGCTACGGATGGAATGCCAGTCAAACGTGCAAGCTGACTGCAGACACGTGAAGGCAATGTGAGTGACCTTTCGTAGCCGACAATAGCAGTGCATAGATTGTGATCTCTTTCATGTAGAAATGGAGCTACGCCTCGAAACACCCTTACGCGTCGGCACGATTAACGTGCGGGGTCTTACGGCAAGGAGGAAACAATGTCAGCTTAACCGCCTGTTCATCGAAAAGAATCTCGACATTATTGCGGTTCAGGAAACAAAGATTGAAACTGAGGAAGGGACGGACCGCCTAGTGCAACCTTTCATGACTAGATATTATGTGTGTGTTTCCCATTCTGTTGGAAGAGCGGGGGGCTGTGCGCTCTTTCTCCGGAATAATATTGGTATATGTGTTGAAAATGTATTTAGTGATGATAGCGGGCGCATTATAGTGTGTGATTTTTTGTTATGTACTCTGAAGTGGCGTGTTATCTGCATTTACGCGCCAAatagaacagccgagcgaagggcGTTTTTTGAATGCGTGGAATGTCACTTGAAGTGCGAGAGAACCATAGTcatcatgggagacttcaactgtgtctGCAAAGTGGAAGACAGAGCCCGTAAGCAGCCTGGTCTCGATGTAAGTGCGCTACGttagcagcactggtggaagaACATAATTTAGAGGATGTAGGCGCCGTTTTGGCCAACAATGATTCACCTCAGTTCACTCATTTTCAAGGGGACAGCCACGCAAGACTGGATCGTGTCTATGTTTCTGCGGAAGCGATACCATTGTGCAGTGATTATGAAATCAGCCATGTTTATTTTAGCGACCACAGTTTGGTTCTTTTTTCACTTGGTCCAAAAAAGCCGTCAAGTTTCAACTGGGGACTATGGAAATTCAATGAAAAACTGCTGCAGGACGaaacctttgtaaaaaaaattcaagacAGCCTCAAAGAGCTGTTATCGGGTGGTCAAAAAGATTATACAGAAAAGTGGGAGTGTTTTAAGCAAGACACGAAGTTAACAGCGATAGAAAGATCCAGTGTCTTACACCACCAGGAAAAAAGAACAGAAATGGAATTACAAAGTGAGCTCAACTTTTATTTAAGCATGGAGAGCAACCATCCGGGATGTTtcgcaaaagaaataaagcaaacgAAAGCACAGTTGGAACTTGTCGATAAGGAAAAATATCGTGGTGCAATTATACGCGCACGCGCAGAACGTTTATGGTGTGGGGAACAACCTACAAAGCGCTCGCTTTCTGATGAAAAGAGTTATGCCGCGAGAAAAGAGATAAATGCGATAACATACCAAAATGTAGTAGTACGGGACAAAGAAACCGTCCAACGCGCCTTTGTAGAATATTACGACGAACTTTTAGGACAGGAACCGCAATGTGAACAAGGTTTCGATCGCGAATTCTTACACCTTTTGCCCGGACTGGAAGAGGAAGACCGAAAAAGATTAGAAATGCCAATTAGCATCAAAGAAATAGAGGAAGCTATAGATGACTTGAGCCCTGGCAAAACGCCAGGACCCGACGGATTGAGTGGGGCATTCTATAAATTTTTCAAAACAGAAATAGCTACAACCCTTTATCACGTAATCACAGAAGCTTATGAAAACCAGTTACTGCCGCCATCGTTTCGCGAGAGCCACATTGTACTGATACCAAAATCCACCGATTCCACATCTCTCCTATCTGTACGAGCCTATCGTCCAATCAGCCTAACGAATACAGACTATAAAGTATACACAAAACTTTTGGGTAGAAGGCTACAAAGCATAATAACACGGTTGATAGGgccacatcaaacatgtggcatcaaggGCAGGTCAATTACCACTAACATACACGTAGCAAGAACAGTTCTTGAGCATTGTGATGACTTTTCTGGTAGGGTGGCCATGCTACAATTGGACTTGGAAAAAGCATTCGATAGGGTGACGCACGCTATTCTTTTCGATGTTTTGGAGCATGTGAACGTGGGATCAATCTTAACAGAAGGGATTAGAATGTGCTATGCAGACATCTCCACAAAAGTGATAGTTAACAGAACACTCAGCACCAGCATTCAAGTCAGATCTTCCGTGAGACAGGGATGTGGTTTATCGCCTTTACTGTTTGCCCTATATCTCGAGCCATTGTGTCTAAAGATATTAGATGATAGCAACATCAGAGGTTTTAGGGTGGGTTACAGTGAAGTAAAACTGCTGGCATACGCGGATGACGTCGCTGTTTTTTGCGACGACGCGCAAAGTGTAAGCAATGCTGTGAATGTTGTGACAAAATATTGTAAAATGACAGGAAGCGTAATTAATTGGGGCAAGTCGACTGGGATATGGTATGGACAGTGGGAGGACACACCTCCATTTTTTGCAAAAATACAGTGGACAAATTTGCCGACCAAGTACTTAGGGGTACCTCTACAACACCACCAGGACACGAAAGATTATTGGCAAGGAGAGGTGGAAGAAATGAAGGCAAAAACGGCGAAGTTCGGTGGACGAGATCTGTCAATGTTCACCCGAGCAACGGTGTGTAATGTATTCTTAGTGGCCAAAATTTGGTATGTGATGCAAGCACTATGCGCATCAAGAGTTAGCATACAAAGAATACACAGGCAGTTTGCCATCTTTATTTGGGGGTCCGTCTGGGAGCGCACCAGCCGCACTAATTTGTTTAGGACGGTGAAAAGTGGAGGCCTAGGGTTAGCTCATCTTTTTTTAAGACAAGTCGTGTCCAGATTTTTGTTTCTACGTGATCAAAAAGATCCGTTTTTGTGCGCAGTCCTTCAAACACGTTTGCGTAATGCGCTGCCTCAATTTGTTGTGTCCTCAAATTATACAATAGGACCTAGGATCAGAGGCTTCCTGCGAGAAGTCGTGTTGTCTTTTGAATTCTTATACGTGCGCTTTTCAATGGATTACCTTGCATCTGTTAAGCGCAAAAGACTTTACAAAGATTTACTTGATGTATCATTGCCAGTGCCTGTTTATCGTTCAATGTACCATGTTGAATCCAGTGGAAGGAATGTGCTGAAAAGAGTCAAGCGGATGCCGATACGGTCATCcgtaaaaacgtttttctttcaatTACACACTGGAACGCTTCCAGTGAAGCCATGGCTGAGGGAAAGGGGAATCTTTGTACCGTGGTCCGTGAACTGCCTGAGATGCAGGCAACCGGAAACTATTGAGCATATGTTTCTTGATTGTTCAGATGCGGTGTTCCTATGGGACATCCTGCAACGAACGTTGAAAGAAGAATTGCCGATTACACCATACGGCATCCGCTTCCTGCCAACTGAAAACGCAGATAAGCCATGTGATATGTTTATGGCACTTTGTTTACACAGCGTCTGGAAGACACGAATGGATGTGCGTCACGAGAGGCTAGTTATTCGTCCTGCGAAAGATCATTTTTTGGAAAGCATGCTGTATCTGCGTGAAGCTTACCGAGCAAAAAAAGAACCACCCGAATGGATACATGTATTGGATGAATTAGTGGCGATCAAGTGTTTTTAACTATCTGCAAGGACCCAAGACGGTCTTTGCTTTTATCAGTGTAAAGTGTATATGTTATGTGTGTATgtcgaagaccggcaataaagaaaaaaaaaagcctggttagctcagatggtagagcggctgccccggaaaggcggtggtcccgggttcgagtcccggaccaggacgaatttttcttcaactgcgaggctttctttcgaggaacccggttgggtttccattgtagcaaattgctacatttgggtggatgtctcagtttccctttaattacttatctacacctagcggatttccgctgaactattacatcatacacttgcctttgcttcgagttgtcgacaaattcgacttcgccctgccatctgctagccgcctggttagctcagatggtagagcggctgccccggaaaggcggtggtcccgggttcgagtcccggaccaggacgaatttttcttcaactgcgaggctttctttcgaggaacccggttgggtttccattgtagcaaattgctacatttgggtggatgtctcagtttccctttaattacttatctacacctagcggatttccgctgaactattacatcatacacttgcctttgcttcgagttgtcgacaaattcgacttcgccctgccatctgctagccgcctggttagctcagatggtagagc
This region of Dermacentor silvarum isolate Dsil-2018 chromosome 5, BIME_Dsil_1.4, whole genome shotgun sequence genomic DNA includes:
- the LOC119454574 gene encoding uncharacterized protein LOC119454574 — encoded protein: MSRSVGAVFAAMPSRGNRMTATAEPDYHVVLPPLPTGSCVLNTVFLHGDVKARPFRVEDFRDTLAHLELLPEVVALGAFQMNHVWAVTFESAEATKKMLKHAEVQVKERRCLVVDPHNREVRLKLHWLLHNVHDDDVHAAFVPYGKVSDIQKERWRVQGVTDKGSSMRTVSLKLKPGLTIDDLPHQIRIAGIMALVVVAGRAPLCLRCNRTGHIRRECRVPRCSVCRRFGHEDSQCVRTYASIAGPPKNEEIVNELLMDEVDAEEICSASGPTLSPPSKKDLAVTTEKHDLTQVASEAILTSGAPTPAKEAETNNDASAGKQPSATTSQDDACLMDTTETSKAAAAAKRTHEESAGGEQKLSTSSANEPPVKTATGRRPTFRPAPNLPPDRKVSGTPPT